Proteins co-encoded in one Enterobacter sp. R4-368 genomic window:
- a CDS encoding AEC family transporter: MDTAEFFAQLAQQLLLSAPLFLLIALGYCLGRFAGWPESVNEGLNRFCFNVAIPCMLFKVMSKFFESPPVDMRLLIAYFGTCFVIYVIGRIAAKSLFRMDAVSASVFGLAGIFSNNVMLGIPVAIILLGASSLSSVALVLVFNSLILWTLVTVSVEWAQNGSFSVRGIGKTLVSVLRNPIIIGIFSGFAWSFLIHRPLPPFLDSPVSMVAQVAAPLTLITLGMSLSRYQIRKGLAESLTICLLKLMLMPALIWLIAWLLHLPREESQVVVLLGSMAVGINVYLMAQKFQVLQGATATSMLLSTLLSTVTTPLFMILMTHFYPNWP; this comes from the coding sequence ATGGATACGGCTGAATTCTTCGCGCAGCTCGCGCAACAACTGCTGCTCTCTGCACCGCTTTTTTTATTGATTGCGCTGGGATATTGCCTCGGGCGCTTCGCCGGTTGGCCTGAATCGGTTAACGAAGGGCTCAACCGCTTCTGTTTTAACGTAGCCATTCCATGCATGCTGTTCAAAGTGATGAGCAAGTTCTTCGAAAGCCCGCCGGTGGATATGCGGCTGCTGATTGCCTACTTCGGCACCTGTTTTGTTATCTATGTGATTGGGCGCATCGCAGCGAAAAGCCTGTTCCGTATGGACGCGGTATCGGCCTCGGTGTTCGGCCTGGCGGGCATTTTTTCCAATAACGTGATGCTGGGCATTCCCGTTGCCATTATTTTACTTGGCGCATCGAGCCTCTCGTCGGTGGCGCTGGTGCTGGTGTTTAACAGCCTGATTTTATGGACCCTGGTGACCGTGTCGGTGGAGTGGGCGCAAAACGGCAGCTTCTCGGTGCGGGGGATTGGCAAAACGCTGGTGAGCGTGCTGCGCAACCCGATTATCATCGGTATCTTCAGCGGGTTCGCCTGGAGTTTTTTGATTCATCGCCCTCTGCCGCCGTTCCTCGATAGCCCGGTGAGCATGGTGGCGCAGGTCGCCGCGCCATTAACGCTCATCACCCTCGGCATGAGCTTGTCGCGCTACCAGATCCGCAAAGGATTAGCGGAAAGTTTGACCATCTGCTTGCTGAAACTGATGTTGATGCCTGCTTTGATTTGGTTGATTGCCTGGTTGCTGCATCTGCCGCGCGAAGAGAGCCAGGTGGTGGTGTTGCTGGGGTCGATGGCGGTGGGGATTAACGTCTATCTGATGGCGCAAAAATTCCAGGTACTACAGGGCGCGACGGCGACCAGCATGCTGCTTTCCACTCTGCTGTCGACCGTGACCACGCCGCTGTTTATGATCCTGATGACGCATTTCTATCCGAACTGGCCCTGA
- a CDS encoding DUF4291 domain-containing protein, whose protein sequence is MKKNQADELTAEKQLRAFYNNDFIRVYQAYSDTIADSALAHGTFVSPPFSMTRMTWIKPSFLWMMYRSGWGKKDPNQHRILAIDLTHGGFKQILNQGILSHHRYSGAEEAEWQSQIKASDVVIQWDPERDIRLNKLDHRTIQIGLRNQAVADYCQKWIVNITDVTELAAKIHELVESERINEALALLPEERVYDI, encoded by the coding sequence ATGAAAAAAAACCAGGCAGATGAATTAACTGCCGAAAAGCAATTAAGAGCATTCTACAACAACGATTTTATCCGCGTTTACCAGGCTTATTCCGACACCATTGCAGACAGCGCGCTTGCGCATGGCACCTTCGTCTCGCCGCCTTTCAGTATGACCCGCATGACGTGGATTAAGCCCTCTTTTCTGTGGATGATGTACCGCTCCGGCTGGGGAAAGAAAGATCCAAATCAGCACCGGATTCTGGCGATTGATCTTACCCATGGCGGGTTTAAGCAAATCCTTAATCAGGGAATTTTGAGCCATCACCGGTACTCAGGCGCAGAAGAAGCTGAATGGCAAAGCCAAATAAAGGCGTCAGATGTGGTGATCCAGTGGGATCCGGAGCGTGATATCCGTTTGAACAAACTGGATCACCGCACGATACAGATAGGATTACGCAATCAGGCGGTCGCCGATTACTGTCAGAAATGGATTGTAAACATTACCGATGTTACAGAACTTGCCGCGAAAATTCATGAATTGGTAGAGAGTGAGCGCATTAATGAAGCACTTGCGTTGTTACCGGAAGAGAGGGTTTATGATATTTGA
- a CDS encoding DUF4303 domain-containing protein: MNWDELEDKCFQATFEAIKKLLTEKPDENFYAFSLYTDSSAMTVSLSANSEERLHSILNVEEDKSKETQSYYKWATSEWAYEGFYGENFSNISKSLRESSDRGNFVQFKNKLIQMLINVLKKIKLSELAPELSTSALFVSITDDDEAENIENISADLINDEPIKSYFLSRYD, encoded by the coding sequence ATGAACTGGGATGAATTGGAAGATAAATGTTTCCAGGCTACGTTTGAGGCTATTAAGAAACTTCTCACTGAAAAACCTGATGAGAATTTTTATGCGTTCTCGCTTTATACAGACAGTAGCGCTATGACAGTATCATTGAGCGCAAACTCTGAAGAACGCTTGCATTCGATTCTTAATGTTGAAGAAGATAAAAGTAAGGAAACTCAAAGTTATTATAAATGGGCTACATCAGAATGGGCATATGAGGGATTTTATGGAGAAAATTTTTCTAATATTAGTAAGTCTCTAAGAGAATCTTCTGATAGGGGAAATTTTGTGCAATTTAAGAACAAGCTTATTCAAATGCTTATAAATGTACTAAAAAAAATAAAACTAAGTGAACTAGCTCCAGAGTTAAGCACTTCAGCGTTGTTCGTATCTATCACTGATGATGATGAAGCAGAAAACATTGAGAACATATCTGCTGATTTAATTAATGATGAGCCTATCAAATCCTATTTTCTTTCGAGATATGACTGA
- a CDS encoding RHS repeat-associated core domain-containing protein, protein MPQNLRFLGQYLDRETGLHYNTFRYYDPCGGRYTQLDPIGLLGGLNTYTYVVDPLIWIDPLGLASTCLDRDWGTYFAKRSGTTPPASMVNLHAHHIVFKGDFSRSPPMQEALKRSGNILKIYEINPVEDVSALMWAENRGHTVANAKLVANKLEAAHEAISSRGLNAVDATNEMKAALQRIGMEVFGS, encoded by the coding sequence GTGCCGCAGAACCTGCGCTTCCTGGGGCAGTACCTCGACCGCGAAACCGGACTGCACTACAACACCTTCCGCTACTACGACCCCTGCGGCGGACGTTACACCCAGTTGGACCCGATAGGGTTACTGGGTGGGCTGAATACCTATACGTATGTGGTGGATCCATTGATTTGGATTGATCCGCTAGGATTAGCTTCTACATGTCTCGACAGAGATTGGGGAACTTATTTTGCTAAAAGGTCAGGAACCACCCCTCCCGCCTCAATGGTTAATCTTCATGCTCACCATATTGTATTTAAAGGTGATTTCTCTAGATCTCCACCTATGCAGGAAGCGTTAAAAAGGAGTGGGAATATTCTGAAAATATACGAGATTAACCCAGTAGAAGACGTTTCTGCACTTATGTGGGCAGAAAACAGGGGCCATACTGTTGCAAATGCAAAACTTGTTGCAAATAAGCTTGAAGCTGCACATGAAGCCATAAGTAGTCGAGGATTAAATGCCGTTGACGCTACAAATGAAATGAAAGCAGCACTTCAGAGAATTGGGATGGAAGTGTTCGGAAGCTGA
- a CDS encoding RHS domain-containing protein, producing the protein MARVDSRGGHAEVYWYHTELNGLPEKVTDSSGDVVWQGISTT; encoded by the coding sequence CTGGCCCGCGTCGACAGCCGCGGCGGGCACGCGGAGGTTTACTGGTATCACACGGAGCTGAACGGTCTGCCGGAAAAAGTGACCGACAGCAGCGGCGACGTTGTCTGGCAGGGCATTTCCACCACCTAG
- a CDS encoding RHS repeat-associated core domain-containing protein: protein MTDYIAARIEDPLVHSSALADMVSGLVEGAIVLGIMFVAGTGIGAVVGAVAIGALMVSGTLGKIGDAAGKMVDALIDPGPPDAHIVSGSDDVFIMKKNAARAAATVDRDYLQNLAAAPADESIDWAAIGMLALAGAAAVMKTALNPSAALLAVAERASHLTLDDMKKWGSNLWEDLTQPMVESADPHAIPMPKDNVDCKKGHMVTSSNFVAQGSRTVLINNQPAARNGEKSTCEAEIKVKEDPRVRIGGETITVRDIRSGKNQLAYLIGNLLGSLGIGALSRLIKMACERQLIRGLLKEIICPLGGMAISQVLTAAAISAVNTAFPVNIPTGAKVLAKEEDLDFVLPDRMPLYWQRIYHSRNRATGMLGIGWMLPFETRLLRLADNQLIFRDMSGRELGLGEVLSGDMISYPEDGLKLFCSPNGAMVIQTGDGEQQIYEPDPTRPGEWRMHRLYDRHENAHYFSWNEQGQLVRISSDNEALDVELEYEATFGRLRAVYQVYGGARHLLVSYRYNEQGQLIAVTDADDIVTRQFGWDRASDMLAWHGFSTGLTVHYQWRPAADSSHWRVSAYQVHDEQGAVLENWRIDADETKRYARVSNDEGVVSEHHWDALYRITDYTDVHGGNWQFSWSGKSEQPLAVIQPDGGRWEYAWDDRGNMTLERDPLDRATLKTWHPLYDFPLTEVLPDGASWRYEYNLAGDVVSLTDPEGGVTRFEWNDQGDLLRRIDALENSHRFWWDALGQLIREEDCSGNLSRRQYDDAGRLVLTTDPMGNTERYIWSPAGRLKTFIRADGRETLFRYNKAGLLCGQSVDGVSERKVTLNARGQVTEAVDPAGHVTRFRFNRAGRLVMLTNANNQQWRFDYTATGLLTRQYDYAGRQTEYQYNALQQVATLVRHPVSGSNLPPQVMNYEYDALGRMIARETEQHRTEYRYSELATEVRRYVYSEWRQAAIDMREPENAEVIVFRRNKLGDLMSEENHAGKFEHQYDALSNLSATTFPDGRQMQYLRYGTGHLLEMQLVFGGKTLPITGYQRDKLHRETHRTLGALELETQYDIAGRITQRRCMDNVRDRLVFERRYQWDRADQIIRQMYTDGAPPTPAEKYRQSLWGYDAAGRMTQSIQPTGEERFWYDAADNRTTPDLPPVWDNLLKRLEGVRWEYDGFGRMTERHDSHRGTVQRFSYDDEHRISQVIIEGDAEFTRAEYRYDALGRRTEKQVWRRHTRNAERTQYVWSGLQMVGECSDSYPDAAVQYIYTENSYEPLARVDSRGGHAEVYWYHTELNGLPEKVTDSSGDVVWQGVSTTWGRSERESSNADWDVPQNLRFQGQYLDRETGLHYNTFRYYDPCGGRYTQMDPIGLLGGLNTYTYVVDPLGWVDPLGLSCRNNYLGRTPGKKSRTGREVIERMRNEGKIQDVAGETYFQASDSNWYPLREADMSHTVDAVTWWNETGRYLGPKSKPVRSWMLDSNNYYLDHYSINRSQGAMLGQVYLPPIISP from the coding sequence ATGACGGATTACATCGCGGCCCGCATTGAAGATCCGCTGGTTCATAGCTCTGCGCTGGCGGATATGGTCAGTGGGCTGGTAGAAGGGGCGATTGTCCTGGGGATCATGTTCGTCGCCGGAACGGGCATTGGCGCCGTGGTGGGCGCGGTGGCGATTGGCGCACTGATGGTCAGCGGCACGCTGGGCAAAATTGGCGATGCGGCCGGGAAAATGGTGGATGCGCTCATCGACCCCGGACCGCCGGATGCGCATATCGTATCCGGCTCGGACGATGTCTTTATCATGAAGAAAAATGCCGCGCGCGCCGCCGCGACGGTAGACAGGGACTATTTACAAAACCTTGCCGCCGCGCCTGCCGATGAGAGCATCGACTGGGCAGCCATCGGCATGTTAGCCCTTGCTGGCGCCGCGGCGGTGATGAAAACCGCCCTGAACCCCAGTGCGGCGCTGCTGGCGGTTGCCGAACGCGCCAGCCACCTTACGCTCGACGACATGAAAAAGTGGGGCTCCAACCTCTGGGAAGATTTGACGCAGCCGATGGTGGAGAGCGCCGATCCGCATGCCATCCCGATGCCGAAAGATAATGTCGACTGCAAAAAAGGGCACATGGTTACCAGCAGTAACTTTGTCGCCCAGGGCTCCAGAACTGTTTTAATCAACAACCAGCCTGCCGCGCGCAACGGTGAGAAAAGTACCTGCGAAGCCGAAATCAAAGTCAAAGAAGATCCGCGCGTGCGCATCGGCGGTGAAACCATTACCGTGCGCGATATCCGCAGCGGCAAAAACCAGCTGGCTTACCTGATTGGTAACCTGCTGGGGAGCCTGGGTATTGGCGCGCTGTCGCGCCTGATCAAAATGGCCTGTGAGCGCCAGCTTATTCGCGGCCTGCTCAAAGAGATCATCTGCCCGCTCGGCGGAATGGCCATTTCACAGGTTCTTACCGCCGCAGCCATCAGCGCGGTGAATACCGCCTTCCCGGTGAACATTCCTACCGGCGCAAAAGTCCTCGCCAAAGAAGAGGATCTCGATTTTGTGCTGCCAGACCGTATGCCGCTTTACTGGCAGCGTATCTATCACAGCCGCAACCGCGCCACCGGCATGCTCGGCATCGGCTGGATGCTGCCGTTTGAAACACGATTGCTGCGCCTGGCCGATAACCAGTTGATCTTCCGCGATATGAGCGGGCGCGAGCTGGGGCTGGGCGAAGTGCTCAGCGGCGATATGATCTCCTACCCGGAAGACGGCCTGAAGCTGTTTTGCAGCCCGAACGGCGCAATGGTTATTCAAACCGGCGACGGCGAGCAGCAGATTTATGAGCCGGATCCAACACGGCCCGGCGAGTGGCGTATGCACCGTCTGTATGACCGCCACGAAAACGCCCACTATTTTAGCTGGAACGAACAAGGCCAACTGGTGCGTATCTCCAGCGATAACGAAGCGCTGGACGTGGAGCTGGAGTACGAAGCAACGTTCGGACGACTGCGTGCGGTTTACCAGGTTTATGGCGGCGCGCGCCATCTGCTGGTGTCCTATCGCTATAACGAACAAGGACAACTGATTGCCGTTACCGACGCTGATGATATCGTTACCCGCCAGTTTGGCTGGGATCGCGCCAGCGATATGCTGGCCTGGCACGGCTTTTCGACCGGCTTAACCGTCCATTACCAGTGGCGACCCGCAGCCGATTCCAGCCACTGGCGCGTGAGCGCCTATCAGGTGCATGACGAGCAAGGCGCGGTGCTGGAAAACTGGCGTATCGACGCCGATGAAACCAAACGCTATGCCCGCGTCAGCAACGATGAAGGCGTGGTGAGTGAGCACCACTGGGATGCACTGTACCGCATCACGGACTACACCGATGTGCACGGCGGCAACTGGCAATTTAGCTGGTCGGGGAAATCCGAGCAGCCGCTTGCGGTAATTCAGCCGGACGGCGGTCGCTGGGAATATGCGTGGGACGATCGCGGCAACATGACGCTGGAGCGCGATCCGCTCGATCGCGCGACGCTGAAAACCTGGCACCCGCTGTACGACTTCCCGCTGACCGAGGTGTTACCGGACGGCGCAAGCTGGCGCTATGAGTACAACCTGGCGGGCGATGTGGTGTCGTTGACCGACCCGGAAGGCGGCGTGACCCGCTTTGAGTGGAACGACCAGGGCGATTTGCTCCGCCGTATCGATGCGCTGGAAAACAGCCACCGCTTCTGGTGGGATGCGCTGGGGCAGTTGATCCGCGAAGAGGATTGCTCCGGCAACCTGAGCCGCCGCCAGTATGACGATGCCGGTCGGCTTGTGCTGACCACCGATCCGATGGGCAACACCGAACGCTATATCTGGAGCCCGGCAGGCCGCCTCAAAACGTTCATCCGCGCCGATGGCCGCGAAACCCTGTTCAGGTACAACAAAGCCGGTCTGTTATGCGGCCAGAGCGTAGATGGCGTCAGCGAGCGGAAAGTGACGCTTAACGCGCGCGGGCAAGTGACAGAAGCTGTCGATCCCGCCGGGCATGTTACCCGTTTCCGCTTTAACCGCGCGGGTCGCCTGGTGATGCTAACCAACGCCAACAACCAGCAATGGCGCTTTGATTACACCGCCACCGGCTTGCTGACGCGCCAGTATGATTATGCCGGTCGGCAAACCGAGTATCAGTACAACGCTCTGCAACAAGTGGCCACGCTGGTGCGCCACCCGGTTAGCGGCAGCAACCTGCCGCCGCAGGTGATGAACTACGAATATGACGCGCTTGGGCGCATGATCGCGCGGGAAACCGAGCAGCACCGCACCGAGTACCGCTATAGCGAACTGGCAACGGAAGTGCGCCGCTATGTCTACAGCGAGTGGCGTCAGGCGGCGATTGATATGCGCGAACCGGAAAACGCAGAAGTGATTGTTTTCCGGCGCAATAAACTTGGCGACCTGATGAGCGAGGAGAACCACGCTGGCAAATTCGAACACCAGTACGACGCATTAAGTAACCTCAGCGCCACCACGTTCCCGGACGGGCGGCAGATGCAGTACCTGCGCTATGGCACCGGGCATCTGCTGGAGATGCAGCTCGTCTTTGGCGGCAAAACGCTGCCCATCACCGGCTACCAGCGCGACAAACTGCACCGCGAAACCCATCGCACGCTGGGCGCGCTGGAGCTGGAGACGCAGTACGATATCGCCGGGCGCATTACGCAGCGCCGCTGCATGGACAATGTGCGCGACCGGCTGGTCTTCGAACGCCGCTACCAGTGGGATCGCGCCGACCAGATTATCCGCCAGATGTATACCGACGGCGCGCCGCCAACCCCTGCGGAGAAATACCGTCAGTCGCTGTGGGGCTACGACGCGGCTGGTCGCATGACGCAGAGTATTCAGCCAACCGGCGAGGAGCGTTTCTGGTATGACGCGGCGGACAACCGCACCACGCCGGATTTACCGCCGGTATGGGACAACCTGCTGAAACGGCTGGAGGGCGTGCGCTGGGAATATGACGGTTTCGGGCGCATGACTGAACGCCACGACAGCCATCGCGGCACGGTGCAGCGCTTCAGTTATGACGATGAACATCGCATCAGCCAGGTGATAATTGAGGGCGACGCAGAGTTCACCCGGGCCGAATACCGCTATGACGCGCTTGGGCGCCGCACGGAAAAACAGGTGTGGCGACGCCACACCCGCAACGCGGAACGCACGCAGTACGTGTGGTCGGGACTGCAGATGGTCGGCGAGTGCAGCGACAGCTATCCGGACGCGGCCGTGCAGTATATCTACACGGAAAACAGCTACGAACCGCTGGCCCGCGTCGACAGCCGTGGCGGGCACGCGGAGGTTTACTGGTATCACACGGAGCTGAACGGTCTGCCGGAAAAAGTGACCGACAGCAGCGGCGACGTTGTCTGGCAGGGCGTTTCCACCACCTGGGGACGCAGCGAGAGGGAAAGCAGCAACGCGGACTGGGATGTGCCGCAGAACCTGCGCTTCCAGGGCCAGTACCTCGACCGCGAAACTGGATTGCACTACAACACCTTCCGCTACTACGACCCCTGCGGCGGACGCTACACCCAGATGGACCCGATAGGGCTACTGGGTGGGCTGAATACGTATACGTATGTGGTGGATCCGCTGGGGTGGGTGGATCCGCTGGGGCTTTCTTGTCGTAATAATTACTTGGGGCGTACTCCTGGTAAGAAAAGTCGAACAGGCCGCGAAGTTATAGAACGTATGCGCAATGAAGGAAAAATCCAGGATGTTGCTGGGGAAACTTATTTCCAGGCCTCGGATTCCAATTGGTATCCACTACGTGAAGCGGATATGTCCCATACAGTTGACGCTGTGACGTGGTGGAATGAGACGGGAAGATACTTAGGACCAAAATCTAAACCGGTTCGATCATGGATGTTAGATTCGAACAACTACTATTTAGATCATTATTCTATAAACCGATCGCAAGGTGCTATGCTTGGACAAGTGTACCTACCTCCGATCATATCGCCATAG
- a CDS encoding DcrB-related protein — MATAQFVLSEGELTLPDAYQDRSINVLKFKENNATLVITRAWDIKPGDEESFLNQQLAKVKRSMRKVVTGETQDSTVAGQPAREVSLRFENQGAVIYEKLAVTRIDDHLLVLTLSRTMPFDTDADAFWTSIRTGLQLRA, encoded by the coding sequence ATGGCGACGGCGCAATTTGTACTTTCCGAAGGCGAACTCACGCTGCCGGATGCTTACCAGGATCGCAGCATTAACGTGCTGAAGTTTAAAGAAAATAATGCCACGCTGGTGATCACCCGCGCCTGGGATATCAAACCCGGCGACGAAGAGAGTTTCCTGAACCAGCAACTGGCGAAAGTGAAACGCAGCATGCGCAAAGTGGTGACGGGTGAAACGCAGGACAGCACGGTTGCCGGGCAGCCGGCCCGCGAAGTGTCGCTGCGTTTCGAAAACCAGGGGGCGGTGATATATGAAAAACTCGCCGTGACCCGCATTGACGATCACCTGCTGGTGCTGACGCTCAGCCGTACCATGCCCTTTGATACGGACGCAGATGCGTTCTGGACATCAATCCGTACAGGTTTACAGCTGAGGGCGTAA
- the tssI gene encoding type VI secretion system tip protein TssI/VgrG, with the protein MSNRITVQLPVDGLLFWKISGREALSEAFTFNLQLLGTDARMDRSTLLGKSVTVAIPTQTLTGAPRYLNGKITRVAVSAVELSGTRYAVYQLTVEPDLWPMKRDRNLRIFQGQTVPQIVKTLLGEYQVNIEDKLTGSYRTWDYCVQYQESSFDFISRLMELEGIAYHFRHEADKHTLVLTDAATQHDPFSGYETIPYHQTPSGGSTDEEGISQWALEDSVTPGLYSLDDYDFRKPNAWLFQARQNPSSPTPGTIDVYDWPGRFVEHGHGEFYARIRQERWQVEHQQIEGTATAIGIVPGSTFQLTNAAFFNDNGEYLVTAANYFFEENRYASGADSETIHRIDFSVIPSSVVFRPAQQTAWPRTYGPQTARVVGPQGESIWTDKYGRVKVKFHWDRLAKGDDTSSCWVRVSSAWAGQGFGGVQIPRVGDEVVIDFINGDPDRPIITGRVYNEASMPPWALPAAATQMGFLSRSKDGSVDNANALRFEDKAGEEQVWIQAERNMDTHVKNDETHTVGGSQSVSVTRDYTGSVAGKHTQATQLSHEQLVGGGFTQMVQGPLVQASDNSIQLVAGQSVLTLGANGTVTLKCVDFQIDAIGSGAINTAGLLDLNLTKPTKGEDAQPTIAQIQAAVKAAFNQGTDK; encoded by the coding sequence ATGAGCAATCGAATTACTGTTCAGTTACCCGTCGATGGACTGCTTTTCTGGAAAATCTCCGGACGGGAAGCGCTGTCCGAAGCCTTCACCTTTAACCTGCAGTTGCTGGGCACCGACGCGCGAATGGACCGCAGCACGCTGCTGGGTAAATCGGTGACTGTCGCAATACCAACACAAACGCTGACCGGCGCGCCGCGCTACCTTAACGGCAAAATCACCCGCGTGGCGGTGAGCGCCGTTGAGCTTTCCGGCACCCGTTATGCGGTGTATCAACTCACCGTCGAGCCGGATCTCTGGCCGATGAAACGCGACCGCAACCTGCGTATCTTCCAGGGCCAGACAGTACCGCAAATCGTCAAAACCCTGCTCGGCGAATACCAGGTCAACATTGAAGACAAACTGACCGGCAGCTATCGCACCTGGGACTACTGCGTGCAGTACCAGGAGAGCAGCTTTGATTTCATCAGCCGCCTGATGGAGCTGGAAGGCATTGCTTACCACTTCCGCCACGAAGCGGACAAACACACGCTGGTGCTGACGGATGCGGCGACTCAGCATGATCCCTTCAGTGGTTACGAAACCATCCCTTATCACCAGACTCCTTCCGGTGGCAGCACCGATGAAGAAGGCATCAGCCAGTGGGCGCTGGAAGATAGCGTAACGCCGGGGCTTTACAGCCTTGATGACTACGATTTCCGCAAACCCAACGCGTGGCTGTTTCAGGCGCGGCAAAACCCGAGTTCACCCACGCCGGGCACCATCGATGTTTATGACTGGCCAGGGCGCTTTGTCGAACACGGTCACGGCGAGTTTTATGCCCGCATCCGCCAGGAACGCTGGCAGGTGGAGCATCAGCAAATTGAAGGCACGGCGACAGCGATTGGTATTGTGCCGGGCAGTACGTTCCAGTTGACCAATGCGGCGTTCTTTAACGATAACGGCGAGTATCTGGTGACGGCGGCAAACTACTTTTTTGAAGAGAACCGCTACGCCAGCGGCGCTGACAGCGAAACCATTCACCGCATTGATTTCAGCGTTATCCCCTCATCGGTGGTGTTCCGCCCGGCGCAGCAAACCGCGTGGCCGCGCACGTACGGCCCGCAAACTGCGCGTGTTGTTGGCCCGCAGGGTGAAAGCATCTGGACGGATAAATATGGCCGCGTGAAGGTGAAATTCCACTGGGACCGGCTGGCGAAAGGCGATGACACCAGCTCCTGCTGGGTGCGTGTCTCCAGCGCATGGGCCGGACAGGGCTTCGGCGGCGTACAGATCCCGCGCGTGGGCGACGAAGTGGTGATCGACTTTATCAACGGCGACCCGGACCGGCCAATTATCACCGGACGTGTCTATAACGAAGCGAGTATGCCGCCGTGGGCGCTGCCCGCTGCCGCCACGCAAATGGGCTTCCTTAGCCGCTCAAAAGACGGTTCGGTAGACAACGCCAACGCCCTGCGCTTTGAAGATAAAGCAGGCGAAGAACAGGTGTGGATCCAGGCCGAACGTAACATGGATACGCACGTCAAAAACGACGAGACGCATACCGTCGGCGGTTCACAAAGCGTGAGCGTCACGCGGGATTACACCGGTTCAGTAGCGGGCAAACACACCCAGGCAACGCAGCTTTCGCACGAGCAACTGGTTGGCGGCGGCTTTACACAGATGGTGCAAGGGCCGCTGGTGCAGGCTTCTGACAACAGCATTCAACTGGTGGCGGGTCAATCGGTGCTAACACTGGGCGCGAACGGCACCGTCACGCTGAAATGCGTGGATTTTCAGATCGATGCTATCGGTTCGGGGGCTATCAACACCGCAGGCCTGCTGGATTTAAACCTGACAAAACCGACAAAAGGTGAAGATGCGCAGCCCACCATTGCGCAGATCCAGGCGGCGGTAAAAGCGGCATTTAATCAAGGGACAGATAAATAA
- a CDS encoding GNAT family protein — MEFFNQYGQRIGQEIQDWTKRPLPEKISLKGRYCDVVPLVVDHAEDLFPEWQSIDDDRDWTYLEDPRPKDMTACYAYLRNLASRPDRIYFAVQDKADKQIKGIFYTGKFDQENGSFDIGDVNWTPLMKRTRMSTESLYLVLSYFFDQLKYRRCEWRTGSYNADAIHSAERIGFVKEGILREKKIRKGRLSDITVFSITVREWSGLSSMMNGWLNEDNFDGRGRQLHKLSSFRRY; from the coding sequence ATGGAATTTTTTAATCAGTATGGACAGCGCATTGGTCAGGAAATCCAGGACTGGACAAAACGCCCGCTGCCAGAAAAAATTTCGCTTAAAGGCCGTTACTGCGACGTTGTACCGCTTGTCGTGGATCACGCGGAAGATCTCTTCCCGGAATGGCAAAGCATTGATGATGACCGGGACTGGACTTATCTTGAAGATCCCCGGCCGAAAGATATGACCGCATGTTATGCCTATCTCAGAAATCTCGCGTCACGTCCTGACAGAATCTATTTCGCGGTACAAGATAAAGCCGATAAGCAAATAAAAGGCATTTTCTATACCGGGAAATTCGATCAGGAAAATGGTTCTTTCGATATTGGCGACGTTAACTGGACGCCGTTAATGAAAAGAACCCGTATGAGTACTGAAAGTCTTTATCTTGTTTTGTCTTACTTTTTCGATCAATTGAAGTATCGCAGATGTGAATGGCGCACCGGCAGTTATAACGCGGATGCGATTCATTCGGCGGAACGCATTGGTTTTGTGAAAGAAGGGATTTTGCGCGAAAAGAAAATCCGTAAAGGACGGCTGAGCGATATTACGGTGTTTTCAATTACCGTGCGCGAATGGTCGGGTCTCTCCTCAATGATGAATGGCTGGCTGAACGAGGATAACTTTGACGGTCGTGGTCGCCAGTTGCATAAACTCTCTTCATTCCGCCGCTACTGA